Proteins encoded together in one Microcaecilia unicolor chromosome 3, aMicUni1.1, whole genome shotgun sequence window:
- the MRPL4 gene encoding 39S ribosomal protein L4, mitochondrial — MLPLLRNLSRQCRFWSSLSSERDFASPVDPLGTSHSEKRPVSDSVPILRKCSIPIPSHLTAGQAWLESLLHYDDERLGLVDLHPDVFTVPPRIDVLHQVVLWQRNFKRISYAKVKTRAEVRGGGRKPWPQKGTGRARHGSIRSPLWRGGGVAHGPRGPTSYYYMLPMKVRALGLKVALTTKLAQDDLHVIESLEVPTPDPQYLQDLAQYRDWGDSVLIVGLDNNFPENILQATSKLKTITLIPALGLNVYSLLKHQTLVLTLDTLDFLEEKLLWQDNRYSPLYPFKLPYNDFP, encoded by the exons ATGCTGCCACTGCTCCGGAACTTGAGCCGGCAGTGCCGG TTTTGGTCATCCTTGTCCTCTGAGAGAGACTTTGCCTCACCTGTGGACCCACTTGGTACATCTCACTCTG AGAAGCGGCCTGTGAGTGATTCTGTTCCTATCCTCCGGAAATGCAGCATCCCGATCCCATCGCACCTGACAGCTGGGCAGGCCTGGTTAGAATCCCTTCTCCACTATGACGATGAGCGTCTGGGCCTGGTGGACCTGCACCCCGATGTGTTCACAGTACCACCCAG GATAGATGTTCTGCATCAAGTGGTCTTATGGCAGCGAAATTTCAAACGGATA AGTTATGCAAAAGTGAAAACTCGTGCAGAAGTGAGAGGAGGTGGGCGGAAACCCTGGCCACAAAAGGGAACTGGCAGGGCACGACATGGGAGCATCAGGTCCCCGCTCTGGAGAGGAG GTGGAGTAGCTCATGGGCCCCGGGGACCCACAAGCTATTATTATATGCTTCCCATGAAGGTGCGTGCCCTGGGGCTGAAGGTGGCGCTTACCACTAAGCTAGCTCAG GACGACCTTCACGTCATTGAGTCCTTGGAAGTTCCAACTCCGGACCCCCAGTATCTCCAGGACTTGGCCCAGTACCGGGACTGGGGGGATTCAGTCCTCATTGTAGGCCT CGACAATAACTTTCCCGAGAACATCCTTCAAGCAACAAGCAAATTGAAGACCATCACCCTGATCCCCGCTTTAG GCCTGAATGTCTACAGTCTGTTGAAGCACCAGACCCTGGTCCTGACCCTGGACACTCTTGACTTTCTGGAAGAGAAACTTCTGTGGCAGGACAACCGATACTCCCCCCTGTACCCCTTCAAACTGCCTTACAATGACTTCCCCTAG